The Sulfitobacter donghicola DSW-25 = KCTC 12864 = JCM 14565 genome has a segment encoding these proteins:
- the dprA gene encoding DNA-processing protein DprA gives MTARDTNPSSTHPPLPPPPEDEQFARLRLLRSRRVGIATYKRLLIEHGTAQNALAALPEVARAAGVKDYAICPEGVVHAELRAARAAGAKLLHIDHPDYPSTLAALPDAPPFLWLMGDPALLNRPMIALVGARNASSLGTRMARTLAHDLGEAGFVVVSGLARGIDTAAHLAALPFGTIAVQAGGVDVIYPVENSELAHNIHQTGLRLSEQPFGLQPTARHFPKRNRIISGLARATVIVEAAAKSGSLITARDALDQGRDVFAVPGHPFDARAAGGNMLIRDGATLIRNANDIFEALGPLENSSPELPLAPPAPKPTATKQRRSLRETANLHLTILQRLGPSPVAEDQLIRDLQVPPSEVAPTLVELEMDGKVTRSAGGLLSRPV, from the coding sequence ATGACTGCTAGGGACACCAATCCTTCTTCCACTCACCCCCCACTCCCACCCCCCCCGGAAGACGAACAGTTCGCCCGTCTCCGTCTGTTACGCTCGCGCCGGGTCGGTATTGCTACGTATAAACGACTACTGATTGAACACGGCACTGCGCAAAATGCGCTGGCCGCGCTACCAGAGGTAGCGCGCGCCGCGGGCGTCAAAGATTACGCGATCTGCCCCGAAGGGGTCGTTCATGCAGAACTGCGCGCGGCCCGTGCCGCAGGGGCCAAGCTGCTGCATATAGATCACCCCGATTACCCTTCAACCTTGGCTGCCTTGCCTGATGCCCCGCCTTTTTTGTGGTTGATGGGCGATCCTGCCTTGCTGAACCGTCCGATGATCGCCTTGGTTGGTGCGCGAAACGCCTCATCTTTGGGGACGCGCATGGCGCGCACCCTTGCCCATGACCTAGGTGAGGCTGGTTTTGTCGTTGTTTCGGGATTGGCCCGTGGCATTGATACTGCCGCGCATCTGGCTGCGCTTCCGTTTGGGACAATCGCGGTACAGGCTGGCGGTGTGGATGTCATTTACCCTGTTGAGAATAGTGAACTGGCCCATAACATACACCAAACTGGGCTGCGCCTGTCTGAGCAACCCTTCGGCCTTCAGCCAACGGCGCGCCATTTCCCCAAACGTAATCGCATCATTTCAGGCCTTGCACGGGCAACAGTCATTGTCGAAGCCGCCGCCAAGTCTGGGAGCCTGATCACCGCGCGCGATGCATTAGACCAAGGCCGCGATGTTTTTGCTGTTCCTGGGCATCCCTTTGATGCCCGCGCCGCAGGCGGCAACATGTTGATCCGTGACGGGGCGACATTGATCCGCAATGCAAATGATATTTTCGAGGCCCTAGGCCCCCTCGAAAACAGCAGCCCAGAGCTGCCTCTTGCGCCCCCTGCCCCAAAACCAACTGCGACCAAACAGCGCCGCAGCCTGCGCGAGACGGCAAACCTGCACCTAACGATTTTGCAACGCCTTGGCCCCTCTCCCGTTGCGGAAGATCAGTTGATCCGCGATCTACAGGTTCCCCCATCCGAAGTTGCCCCAACCCTTGTGGAGTTGGAGATGGATGGCAAAGTGACCCGCAGCGCTGGAGGGTTGCTTTCGCGTCCTGTCTGA
- the tldD gene encoding metalloprotease TldD, which yields MADAPFSPFDDNLDRDAALNVLRTAVAGADDGELFFERRRSEALMFDDGKLKTASYDAATGFGLRAVRGEVAGYAHSTEISETALKRAAETARLAVGDGGGTWADAPDGTNKKLYTDEDPIAGAEFSVKVETLREMDDFCRSLDPRVVQVSASIAASIQEIEILRPEGTSVRDIRPMTRVNVSIIVEHEGRRESGSAGGGGRIGLDGLLAAEDWQGKAREALRIALVNLDAVPAPAGVMDVVLGPGWPGILLHEAIGHGLEGDFNRKGSSAFAGLMGQQIAAKGVTVLDDGTIPDRRGSISVDDEGTPSAKNTLIEDGKLVGYMQDRQNARLMGVKSTGNGRRQSFAHIPMPRMTNTYMLGGDTAPGDIVAGLKDGIYAVGFGGGQVDITNGKFVFSCTEAYRVENGIVGAPVKGATLIGDGATALKQIRAIGNDPTLDPGMGNCGKQGQWVPVGVGQPTLMIGGLTVGGAAA from the coding sequence ATGGCCGACGCCCCTTTTTCGCCATTCGATGATAACCTTGATCGCGACGCCGCATTAAATGTTTTGCGCACGGCCGTGGCCGGTGCGGATGACGGCGAATTATTTTTTGAACGGCGCCGCTCGGAGGCGCTGATGTTTGACGACGGAAAACTCAAAACAGCCAGCTATGATGCGGCTACGGGGTTCGGTTTGCGTGCTGTGCGCGGCGAAGTCGCAGGCTATGCCCATTCCACAGAAATCTCCGAGACCGCCCTAAAGCGCGCCGCTGAAACCGCCAGATTGGCCGTGGGCGATGGGGGCGGAACATGGGCTGATGCGCCCGATGGCACCAACAAAAAGCTATATACCGACGAGGACCCGATTGCGGGGGCGGAATTCTCTGTAAAAGTTGAAACACTGCGCGAGATGGATGATTTTTGCCGCTCATTGGATCCCCGCGTTGTTCAGGTTAGCGCGTCAATCGCCGCTTCGATTCAGGAAATCGAGATTCTGCGCCCCGAAGGGACCTCGGTTCGGGATATCCGCCCGATGACGCGGGTCAATGTCTCGATCATTGTAGAACATGAAGGGCGGCGTGAAAGCGGTTCGGCGGGCGGTGGTGGCCGGATTGGTCTGGATGGTTTGTTGGCCGCTGAAGATTGGCAGGGCAAAGCACGCGAAGCTCTTAGAATCGCGCTGGTCAATCTGGATGCCGTCCCTGCCCCTGCTGGCGTTATGGACGTTGTCCTTGGCCCCGGCTGGCCCGGGATCTTATTGCACGAGGCGATCGGTCATGGGCTTGAGGGGGACTTTAACCGCAAAGGCTCCTCTGCGTTTGCAGGTCTGATGGGACAACAGATCGCCGCCAAAGGCGTTACCGTTCTTGACGATGGCACGATCCCTGATCGCCGCGGCAGCATCTCGGTGGATGACGAAGGTACGCCCAGCGCCAAAAACACCCTGATCGAAGACGGTAAACTGGTCGGCTATATGCAAGATCGCCAAAACGCGCGCTTGATGGGTGTCAAAAGCACAGGCAATGGCCGCCGCCAAAGCTTTGCCCATATCCCGATGCCGCGCATGACCAATACCTATATGTTGGGCGGCGACACTGCCCCCGGTGATATCGTGGCGGGTTTGAAAGACGGAATATATGCAGTTGGTTTTGGCGGCGGTCAGGTGGACATCACAAACGGCAAATTTGTGTTTTCCTGCACCGAAGCTTATCGCGTCGAAAACGGTATCGTTGGCGCACCGGTCAAGGGGGCGACCCTCATCGGCGACGGCGCGACAGCGTTAAAGCAGATTCGCGCCATCGGGAATGACCCAACCCTTGATCCCGGAATGGGTAATTGCGGCAAACAGGGGCAATGGGTGCCTGTGGGCGTTGGCCAGCCCACCTTGATGATTGGCGGACTTACAGTCGGTGGCGCCGCTGCGTGA
- the coxB gene encoding cytochrome c oxidase subunit II: MKKHLTLAGLLAGFTSLPAWAQSVDPQGLEIIGVPTDGNMGFQPGVTELATDMQWLDGMILVIITIISLFVTALLVWVALRYNAKRNPSPATFTHHTPVEIAWTVVPILILVAIGAWSLPILFRQQEIPVADVTIKAIGNQWYWSYEYVDDEFAFDSYMIGAPALGGENMKTPEVVAELEAAGYTEAEWLLATDTAVVVPVNKTVVVQVTASDVIHSWTIPAFGVKQDGVPGRLAELWFSAEKEGVYFGQCSELCGQAHAYMPITVKVVSEEEYAQWLSRAKEEYAGIPQTLTVASAD, translated from the coding sequence ATGAAAAAGCACCTCACACTTGCTGGCCTTTTGGCTGGTTTCACGAGCCTCCCAGCATGGGCGCAAAGCGTTGATCCACAAGGACTTGAGATCATCGGCGTGCCAACTGATGGCAACATGGGCTTCCAACCAGGTGTGACCGAGCTTGCCACTGACATGCAGTGGTTGGACGGAATGATTCTGGTTATCATCACGATCATCTCTTTGTTTGTGACAGCATTGCTGGTTTGGGTCGCACTTCGCTATAACGCGAAACGGAACCCATCCCCTGCGACATTCACGCACCACACACCTGTGGAAATCGCATGGACTGTTGTGCCAATCCTGATTCTCGTCGCCATCGGTGCTTGGTCCTTGCCGATCTTGTTCCGCCAGCAGGAAATTCCTGTTGCTGACGTGACAATCAAAGCAATCGGCAACCAGTGGTACTGGTCCTATGAATACGTTGACGATGAATTCGCCTTTGACAGCTATATGATCGGTGCGCCGGCATTGGGTGGCGAAAACATGAAAACACCCGAAGTCGTCGCCGAGCTGGAAGCGGCAGGTTACACCGAGGCAGAGTGGCTGTTGGCGACGGATACCGCGGTTGTTGTGCCTGTAAACAAGACCGTTGTTGTTCAGGTTACAGCATCTGACGTGATCCACTCGTGGACGATCCCAGCCTTTGGCGTAAAGCAGGATGGCGTTCCTGGCCGTCTGGCCGAGCTATGGTTCAGCGCGGAAAAAGAAGGTGTTTATTTCGGTCAGTGTTCCGAGCTTTGCGGTCAGGCACACGCCTATATGCCAATCACGGTTAAGGTTGTATCCGAAGAAGAATACGCCCAGTGGCTAAGCCGCGCGAAAGAGGAATACGCAGGTATCCCTCAGACGCTCACAGTTGCTTCCGCTGACTGA
- the cyoE gene encoding heme o synthase, protein MTDVTNTQSFEAEPQLGDYYALMKPRVMQLVVFTAVVGMLAAPVSVHPVIGFASILFLAIGAGASGALNMWWDADIDAVMKRTINRPIPAGKVTPQSAMYLGFALSGLSVMMLALSANLLAGFMLAFTIFFYVVPYTMWLKRSTPQNIVIGGAAGAFPPVIGWVIATGSMALEPWLMFALIFMWTPPHFWALALFMRNDYDDAKVPMLTVTHGRRATRNHILAYTVLLFILAVGTAFSAIGGWIYLATALVLNVLFLKGAYAIWQRDEDMSEADDFAVERKFFRLSLWYLFAHFVAILVEAGLKPFGMGGW, encoded by the coding sequence ATGACAGACGTGACAAACACACAAAGCTTTGAGGCAGAGCCGCAGCTGGGTGATTACTATGCCCTGATGAAGCCGCGCGTGATGCAGCTTGTGGTTTTTACAGCTGTCGTTGGCATGCTGGCGGCGCCTGTTTCGGTTCACCCTGTGATTGGCTTTGCCTCGATCCTGTTTTTGGCCATCGGCGCTGGCGCGTCTGGTGCGTTGAACATGTGGTGGGACGCAGACATCGATGCGGTGATGAAACGCACGATCAATCGCCCGATTCCTGCAGGTAAGGTAACACCGCAATCGGCCATGTATCTGGGTTTCGCCCTATCTGGTCTTTCCGTGATGATGCTTGCGCTCAGCGCGAATCTGCTGGCGGGCTTTATGCTGGCCTTTACGATCTTTTTCTACGTTGTGCCCTATACAATGTGGCTCAAACGCTCGACGCCTCAGAACATCGTTATCGGTGGCGCTGCGGGTGCTTTCCCGCCAGTGATTGGCTGGGTGATTGCAACGGGCAGCATGGCGCTTGAGCCGTGGTTGATGTTTGCCCTCATCTTTATGTGGACGCCGCCGCATTTCTGGGCGCTGGCGCTGTTTATGCGCAATGATTATGACGATGCAAAGGTGCCGATGCTGACTGTTACGCACGGGCGTCGCGCCACACGTAACCACATCCTCGCTTATACTGTTTTGCTGTTCATCCTTGCCGTTGGCACCGCATTCAGCGCGATTGGCGGCTGGATCTATCTGGCAACGGCGCTGGTGTTGAACGTCTTGTTCCTCAAAGGGGCCTATGCCATCTGGCAGCGCGACGAAGACATGAGCGAAGCAGATGATTTCGCGGTCGAGCGCAAGTTTTTCCGCCTGTCGCTTTGGTATCTCTTTGCACATTTTGTTGCGATTTTGGTCGAAGCGGGTTTGAAACCTTTCGGCATGGGGGGCTGGTAA